The stretch of DNA CCCAGATGGAGGCTTTGATTTGAATAAAGATGCTGTTGGGCTTGATCTTAATGTTCCAGTGCTTGAAGATGATGCTAGGGAGGTGCAGCGACTACCTGCTGTAGAGATTTATCTACACAACCCGATTGACTGGGATGAGCTGCAAGAAgatctctttgatttgagtAACCCCATATATTTTCATGCCCCTGAAGAAGGTTCGAATACTTTGAAGTCTTTCTCTGTTTGTATCTTCTTGTTGTCGCTAATATGTTTGTCAAATTAATTTGTAGGAGATGAACAGCATGACTTCCAGGACACTGAAGGAGAGGACATACAAGATGTACATCAAACGCCAGGTTTGCCTCTAAACCTTTTGTAGACATTTCATCGATTGGAGTTTTTGGTTTTGGATGGTGTAGACATTTTTTGTTCACTTGCAGATGGAGATGTACCATCGAATTTGCCTTTCCTGAATCAGAGTGCAAATGCCCAAAGAGATGTTCTACCTGATCTAAATATAATGCCTAGTAGGAGTACTGTTATTTTAGTTTTATTTTACTCAATACTCCTACATGCTGTCTCACACCTTTTTTGCTCTTCATGTACAGGTTTAGAAGATGATACTAGTGGCTTTGATCCTGATATTGTTCAAGATAACAGCAGCAACAACACTTGTCCAGTTAGTACGAGAAAAAGAAAGCAATATAGTGATGATACAAAGCGAGCTGTATACGCCATGCTGTTACAGGGATCAGAGCaaggccgtttgccagaagggTTATCGTTGCAAGTGTCTTTGGCTATGGATGTGTCTCTCAGATCAGTGCAACGTATATGGCTACAAGGGCAAAAAGGGGGAGGAATTCATGGTGTCGTGAACAAGAGGGTGAACCATTGTGGACGTAAACGATTTGAAATCCCAACAGAAGCAATAACTTCCATACCGTTTGAACAAAGGACAACTTTAGAATACCTAGCAAGGGCTTTGGGGCTGTCCAAGAGCACTGTCCATAAGCATTTGAGAGAAGGGAAAATTGAACGGCACTCGAGTTCCATCAAGCCATATTTGACAGATGAAAACAACAAGGCCCGGGTGCAGCATGCTCTCAACATGTTAGAACCAAGCACAATTCCTCACCAACCGATCTTTAGGCATATGTACAATGTGATCCATGCTGATGAAAAATGGTATTATAGGACTAGATCAACTCAAAAGTTCTATTGTGCACCGGGTGAGGAAAGGCCCCGTCGGACTTGCAAGAGCAAGAATTACATAGAGAAAGTAATGTTTTTTGGTGAGCAGTCTCAACCTTGGTTCAATGAGCAAAATGAATGTACATTCGATGGGAAAATTGGCATATATGCATTCATTACTGTTGAGCCTGCAAAAAGGAAGAGTCATAATAGGCCACGAGGCACTCTGATCACAAAGCCAATGACATCAGTAACCAGGGATATAATCAGACGTTATATGATCGACAAGTTGTTGCCAGACATCAAGACAAAATGGCCAGCTGAGGGTCGACATGAAACTATATGGATACAGCAGGACAATTGTAGAACTCATATCCCGGTTGATGATCTTGAGTTTTGTGCAGCAGCACAAGCTGACGGATGGGACATCCATTTGACATGTCAACCTGCAAATTCTCCAGACACAAACGTTTTGGACCTAGGATTTTTTGCAGCCATACAGGCTTTGTTCCACAGGAGTGGCATGCCAAAAAACATTGATGAAATTGTGGAAAAGGTTGAATCAGCTTACTGGAATTTCCCTGCTGGTAGGTCAAATCGAGTATTCCTCACACTTCAAGGCTGCTTACGTGAGATATTGAAGGAAAAGGGAGGGCAGCATTACCCTGTCCCACATATGAAGAAGGCAATGCTGGAGAGACTAGGAGAGCTACCAAAGACATTGCCATGTGATGCTGCCATTGTTTAAGAAGCAATAGATTTTCTTGCCGCCGCCGAATGATCATTTGTAATCTCTGAATTTTATCAACAATCATTTGCATCCAACTCTGAATTAGTACTCGCATCTTTTATCATGTCATGACCAGCATGCATCAAGATTACTGAAAAGAACTTGCAGTTTTAAACAGAAATTCAACCTTACATG from Panicum virgatum strain AP13 chromosome 9K, P.virgatum_v5, whole genome shotgun sequence encodes:
- the LOC120652101 gene encoding uncharacterized protein LOC120652101 isoform X2; protein product: MADPHPDGGFDLNKDAVGLDLNVPVLEDDAREVQRLPAVEIYLHNPIDWDELQEDLFDLSNPIYFHAPEEGDEQHDFQDTEGEDIQDVHQTPGLEDDTSGFDPDIVQDNSSNNTCPVSTRKRKQYSDDTKRAVYAMLLQGSEQGRLPEGLSLQVSLAMDVSLRSVQRIWLQGQKGGGIHGVVNKRVNHCGRKRFEIPTEAITSIPFEQRTTLEYLARALGLSKSTVHKHLREGKIERHSSSIKPYLTDENNKARVQHALNMLEPSTIPHQPIFRHMYNVIHADEKWYYRTRSTQKFYCAPGEERPRRTCKSKNYIEKVMFFGEQSQPWFNEQNECTFDGKIGIYAFITVEPAKRKSHNRPRGTLITKPMTSVTRDIIRRYMIDKLLPDIKTKWPAEGRHETIWIQQDNCRTHIPVDDLEFCAAAQADGWDIHLTCQPANSPDTNVLDLGFFAAIQALFHRSGMPKNIDEIVEKVESAYWNFPAGRSNRVFLTLQGCLREILKEKGGQHYPVPHMKKAMLERLGELPKTLPCDAAIV
- the LOC120652101 gene encoding uncharacterized protein LOC120652101 isoform X1; amino-acid sequence: MADPHPDGGFDLNKDAVGLDLNVPVLEDDAREVQRLPAVEIYLHNPIDWDELQEDLFDLSNPIYFHAPEEGDEQHDFQDTEGEDIQDVHQTPDGDVPSNLPFLNQSANAQRDVLPDLNIMPSLEDDTSGFDPDIVQDNSSNNTCPVSTRKRKQYSDDTKRAVYAMLLQGSEQGRLPEGLSLQVSLAMDVSLRSVQRIWLQGQKGGGIHGVVNKRVNHCGRKRFEIPTEAITSIPFEQRTTLEYLARALGLSKSTVHKHLREGKIERHSSSIKPYLTDENNKARVQHALNMLEPSTIPHQPIFRHMYNVIHADEKWYYRTRSTQKFYCAPGEERPRRTCKSKNYIEKVMFFGEQSQPWFNEQNECTFDGKIGIYAFITVEPAKRKSHNRPRGTLITKPMTSVTRDIIRRYMIDKLLPDIKTKWPAEGRHETIWIQQDNCRTHIPVDDLEFCAAAQADGWDIHLTCQPANSPDTNVLDLGFFAAIQALFHRSGMPKNIDEIVEKVESAYWNFPAGRSNRVFLTLQGCLREILKEKGGQHYPVPHMKKAMLERLGELPKTLPCDAAIV
- the LOC120652101 gene encoding uncharacterized protein LOC120652101 isoform X3; this translates as MADPHPDGGFDLNKDAVGLDLNVPVLEDDAREVQRLPAVEIYLHNPIDWDELQEDLFDLSNPIYFHAPEEGDEQHDFQDTEGEDIQDVHQTPDGDVPSNLPFLNQSANAQRDVLPDLNIMPSLEDDTSGFDPDIVQDNSSNNTCPVSTRKRKQYSDDTKRAVYAMLLQGSEQGRLPEGLSLQVSLAMDVSLRSVQRIWLQGQKGGGIHSEARWTRACAACSSSFVRTGSLPSSSTTSILSPISSPLLPERRTSLSLP